From Aspergillus fumigatus Af293 chromosome 5, whole genome shotgun sequence, a single genomic window includes:
- a CDS encoding putative aldo-keto reductase (AKR): protein MARAAISKMPWDKYILRSVQEAPPVHLPLFLYGTAWKKDRTAGLVYQALNAGFRAVDTAGQPKHYQEELVREGIRRAIHDGILRREDLYTKFTSVHGQDPNKMPYDPRTSVTDQVHASVKSSLHNLCAPDASSSVEDAYIDTFLLHSPLSTMAETMEAWLTLESYVPHRIRNLGISNCTLPILKELYARATVKPAVVQNRFYPDTRFDVPLRTFCGAHDIIYQSFWTLTANPGLLRSDAVQSLASQVEISPAAALYCLVLGLGNTTVLNGTTNRARMDADLAAVRKVEQFSKDSPDAWQMVLDHFKRVIGDDVDTVKK from the exons ATGGCACGAGCTGCTATCAGTAAGATGCCATGGGATAAATACATTCTGCGTTCAGTGCAAGAGGCACCGCCTGTTCATCTTCCGCTCTTTCTATACGGCACGGCGTGGAAGAAAGACCGGACAGCCGGCTTGGTGTACCAGGCACTGAATGCAGGATTCAGGGCGGTTGATACAGCTGGTCAGCCGAAGCATTACCAGGAGGAATTGGTAAGAGAAGGTATTCGCAGAGCGATCCATGATGGAATACTTCGACGGGAGGATTTATAC ACAAAGTTTACGTCTGTTCATGGGCAGGACCCCAATAAAATGCCCTATGATCCTAGAACTTCGGTGACAGATCAGGTTCATGCCTCGGTCAAGTCATCTCTCCACAATCTCTGCGCGCCAGATGCCTCATCAAGTGTTGAAGATGCTTACATTGATACGTTTCTCCTTCACTCGCCTCTGTCCACGATGGCTGAAACTATGGAGGCTTGGCTTACGCTTGAATCATATGTACCTCATCGCATCCGCAATCTGGGTATATCAAACTGTACCTTACCAATTCTGAAAGAACTTTATGCCCGTGCGACGGTTAAACCGGCGGTGGTCCAGAACCGCTTCTATCCTGATACGCGATTCGACGTCCCATTGCGCACCTTCTGTGGGGCTCACGACATCATTTACCAAAGCTTTTGGACTCTGACGGCCAATCCGGGACTACTTCGATCAGATGCGGTTCAATCATTAGCGAGTCAGGTAGAGATCAGTCCTGCAGCAGCATTATACTGTCTTGTCCTGGGCCTGGGTAACACAACTGTCCTGAACGGTACGACCAACAGGGCTCGGATGGATGCGGATTTGGCTGCTGTCAGGAAAGTTGAGCAATTTAGCAAGGACAGTCCCGATGCATGGCAGATGGTACTGGACCATTTCAAGAGAGTCATAGGCGACGATGTTGACACTGTGAAGAAGTAA
- a CDS encoding putative GPI anchored protein: MRALQFLALSGLMLASNIALAAELDRDDVPDRCWDVCSPVVGIAQQCDNTHRDDDRAEMNCICNSNRAPTLVPLCEACISQFRNDTRNGTHHDDDDDDDHDHDDHRRPHDNDAYDILTSCSFSTTTYNAAAATSILSTATGSITPTATNNASGSTGSGGNTGNSQPENTNNGSNAQPNNNAAAGSTVSKAASVAAVVGLIGLAWL; this comes from the exons ATGCGTGCCTTGCAGTTCCTTGCTCTTTCTGGCCTCATGCTCGCGAGCAACATCGCTCTCGCAGCCGAGCTCGACCGTGACGATGTCCCTGATCGCTGCTGGGACGTCTGCAGTCCTGTGGTGGGCATCGCCCAGCAGTGCGACAACACGCATCGCGACGACGACAGGGCTGAGATGAACTGCATTTGCAACTCGAACCGGGCACCTACTCTGGTTCCCCTATGTGAAGCATGCATCTCCCAGTTCAGAAACGACACCCGCAATGGCACTCAccatgacgatgacgatgatgatgaccatgaccatgacGACCACAGAAGGCCCCATGACAATG ATGCATATGACATTCTCACCtcctgttccttctccactACTACTTATAATGCAGCCGCTGCAACCTCTATCCTAAGCACTGCTACGGGTAGTATCACTCCAACTGCGACGAATAATGCCAGCGGCTCGACTGGATCCGGCGGTAATACTGGTAACTCGCAGCCCGAAAATACCAATAATGGCAGCAACGCTCAACCGAACAACAATGCAGCTGCTGGCTCTACAGTCTCGAAAGCGGCGTCCGTGGCGGCCGTTGTGGGATTGATCGGTCTTGCTTGGCTATGA
- a CDS encoding histidine phosphatase family protein, whose product MRTSVQPTSVLLALMAIPFASAEKVLGAYIFARHGDRTPKVLGNTQLTDLGYKEVFLTGSYYHDRYINSSSSHYIQGISEEIVNLNQISVSAPSDNVLQNSATGFLQGVYPPVGTMASQTLGNGTTVEAPLNGYQLIPLALIETGTNSESNTWLQDATQCQNAKVSSNNYYSSALYKDLLASTSDFYQSLSPYLNDTFTASKMSFKSAYTIWDFLNVASIHNSSSDYPSAEIREKLFLLANIEQYNLAYNTSEPIRAVAGSTLAGEVLQGLNETIASKGKSKLNVQFGSYGTFLSYFGLAQLPAATVDFTGIPDYASSMAWELVTNSTLDEFPPASEISVRFIFHNGTISSSSTPAEYPLYGQSSVTIPWSDFVTQTEKIAITDDEQWCKACGNTDGACAAYTVSSSGSESSSAGLSSSKDGVSRPVAGVIGAMVTLAVILGLEAIFLLVGGFRITKKRSAVSGVETTTVEGPKKV is encoded by the coding sequence ATGCGGACTTCGGTGCAACCCACCAGCGTCCTGCTGGCCCTCATGGCCATTCCCTTCGCGTCTGCTGAGAAGGTTCTTGGAGCTTATATCTTCGCTCGCCATGGTGATCGGACCCCCAAGGTGCTGGGAAACACTCAACTCACCGACCTGGGATACAAGGAAGTATTCCTCACTGGCAGCTACTACCATGACCGCTACATCAACTCCAGCTCCTCGCACTACATTCAGGGTATAAgcgaggagattgtcaaTCTCAACCAGATCAGTGTTTCGGCTCCCTCAGACAATGTACTTCAGAATTCGGCCACTGGTTTCCTGCAGGGTGTCTATCCCCCCGTCGGAACCATGGCCAGTCAAACCTTGGGGAATGGCACGACAGTTGAGGCGCCCTTGAATGGCTACCAGTTGATCCCTCTGGCACTCATCGAGACCGGTACCAACAGCGAGAGCAATACCTGGTTGCAGGATGCGACCCAGTGCCAAAACGCCAAGGTCAGCAGCAACAACTACTACAGTTCAGCGCTGTACAAGGATCTGCTCGCCTCCACCAGCGACTTCTACCAGTCGCTTTCACCATATCTGAACGACACCTTCACCGCCTCCAAGATGAGCTTCAAGTCCGCCTACACCATTTGGGACTTCCTTAACGTCGCCTCGATCCACAACTCGAGCAGCGACTACCCCTCCGCCGAGATCCGCGAGAAGCTGTTCCTGCTCGCCAACATTGAGCAGTACAACCTGGCCTACAACACCTCCGAGCCTATCCGCGCCGTCGCCGGCTCTACCCTCGCCGGCGAGGTGCTCCAGGGCCTCAACGAGACTATCGCCTCCAAGGGCAAGAGCAAGCTGAACGTCCAGTTCGGCTCATACGGCACCTTCCTCTCGTACTTTGGCCTGGCGCAGCTGCCCGCCGCAACGGTCGACTTCACCGGCATCCCGGACTACGCCTCCTCTATGGCCTGGGAGCTCGTCACCAACTCCACCTTGGACGAGTTCCCGCCCGCCTCCGAGATCAGCGTGCGCTTCATTTTCCACAATGGGACCATCAGCAGCTCGTCCACTCCGGCCGAATATCCCTTGTACGGCCAGTCGAGTGTCACCATCCCCTGGTCCGACTTTGTGACGCAGACCGAGAAGATCGCCATCACGGACGACGAGCAGTGGTGCAAGGCGTGCGGAAACACGGACGGCGCGTGTGCCGCCTACActgtttcctcttctggATCGGAGTCTTCCTCTGCGGgcttgagctcctccaaGGATGGAGTGTCGCGACCTGTCGCTGGTGTTATCGGTGCTATGGTCACTCTGGCGGTGATCCTCGGTCTGGAAGCGATCTTCCTGCTTGTCGGTGGATTCAGAATCACCAAGAAGCGGAGTGCTGTGTCTGGGGTTGAGACCACAACTGTTGAGGGGCCCAAGAAGGTTTGA
- the hsf1 gene encoding heat shock factor family protein: MSSQGVTRKRPAPGTTPTVHPQLSPISNYPAANPGSQLSNDQFLQWGQNPPNVITPPYTDAGSYNVAPYTTNQDVPGATVTASTQLARRQLPNQLVNRGRGYEQTPSVYSDHSGGAGEPGGWGESLDELYRRALVAKREAQAKRKQIPPFVQKLSSFLDESKNTDLIRWSDDGNSFIVLDEDEFAKTLIPELFKHNNYASFVRQLNMYGFHKKVGLSDNSMRASERKNKSPSEYANPYFKRGHPDLLWLIQKPKNTAGQGSKSGKGNVRVKTEEVDENENDDYGEDGASRDDRNRSRQLSLVPGSMMPKDQLAGVYRELQAIRQQQQIISNTINKLRREHEQLYAQAANFQEQHNRHENSINAILTFLATVYNRSLQGQDGPQNLANSFAGVISQDQGNVVDVEDDFPLSALGAANLNSPNAQRSMKKQPLLLKAPPTTDRQNGRATTLSPAGSTYNRSQSRSHSRQPSVTQAGHVEEVFETSPTQKDATNSQNRQYPQSDIMSVIQNTNARNGIPTTFAEFPNVLSSLETSGGNSPLTPNQRADMLRLMANESHTDPNIPVPSDNALITPTPPPMPHNYNGRLASTRAEIDNLMKMQAEQDRSVQNLTNLLQPLSPTGTIPGLAGGENGSVPPPALDLDQIFNNDYFTDIGDLEHNKSNMDLGDTTSSVPAPAPADAPVTTGAEDVKDGSDLFDFDQIPPEGDLFDTSTAAQQQSPSFFNGYDGAGYPGGSGTNGHTLIGHKNPNGDSGRIVETLTDSESTSPSTNVDEVPQYSGPAGLNESHGGKGNGGGAKRRRKA; this comes from the exons ATGAGTTCTCAAGGTGTAACTCGCAAAAGACCTGCTCCTGGCACAACCCCTACTGTTCATCCCCAACTGAGCCCAATCTCGAACTACCCCGCCGCGAATCCCGGCTCTCAGTTATCGAATGATCAGTTCTTGCAATGGGGTCAGAACCCTCCCAATGTCATAACGCCACCTTACACTGATGCTGGTTCTTACAACGTCGCGCCTTATACGACAAATCAAGACGTTCCGGGAGCCACAGTCACCGCATCCACCCAGCTTGCTCGCCGACAGCTGCCGAATCAGCTAGTCAATAGGGGTCGCGGTTATGAACAAACGCCGTCTGTTTACTCTGATCATAGCGGTGGCGCTGGAGAACCTGGAGGATGGGGGGAAAGTCTGGATGAACTCTATCGGCGGGCATTGGTCGCCAAAAGAGAGGCGCAGgcaaaaagaaaacagaTACCCCCTTTTGTACAGAAGTTGAGCAG TTTTCTCGACGAGTCGAAAAATACCGATCTTATACGATGGTCCGATGACGGAAATTCCTTCATCGTGTTGGACGAAGACGAATTCGCCAAGACTTTGATTCCCGAACTCTTCAAGCACAATAACTATGCTTCTTTTGTTCGTCAGCTGAACATGTACGGATTCCATAAGAAGGTGGGCCTGTCCGACAACTCGATGCGAGCCAGCGAGCGGAAGAACAAGAGTCCCAGCGAATATGCGAATCCCTACTTCAAACGTGGTCATCCGGATCTACTGTGGTTGATCCAAAAACCCAAGAACACCGCGGGGCAAGGCAGCAAGTCAGGAAAGGGGAACGTGCGAGTGAAAACGGAGGAGGTCGATGAGAACGAAAATGATGACTACGGTGAAGATGGTGCGTCCCGGGATGATCGTAACCGCAGTCGCCAACTATCTCTAGTTCCCGGAAGTATGATGCCCAAGGACCAACTTGCGGGCGTCTATCGGGAATTGCAGGCCAttcggcagcagcagcagatcaTTTCGAACACCATCAACAAGTTGAGGAGAGAGCACGAACAGCTCTATGCGCAGGCTGCCAATTTCCAGGAACAGCATAATCGCCATGAGAATTCCATCAATGCAATTCTTACGTTCCTGGCCACTGTGTATAATCGCAGCCTCCAGGGACAGGACGGTCCGCAGAATCTTGCTAATTCTTTCGCGGGTGTCATCTCACAGGATCAAGGTAACGTGGTCGACGTGGAGGATGACTTTCCACTGAGTGCGCTAGGTGCGGCCAATCTCAATAGCCCTAATGCACAGCGATCGATGAAGAAACAGCCTCTGCTGCTGAAGGCTCCTCCGACGACTGACCGTCAGAATGGTCGCGCTACAACGCTCTCCCCCGCAGGTAGCACCTATAATCGCTCACAGTCTCGAAGCCATAGCCGACAACCCAGTGTTACTCAGGCTGGCCACGTCGAGGAGGTCTTTGAAACGAGCCCTACGCAAAAGGATGCCACGAATTCGCAGAATCGGCAGTATCCCCAGAGCGACATAATGTCTGTCATTCAGAATACGAATGCGCGGAATGGTATTCCCACGACCTTTGCTGAGTTTCCTAACGTGCTTTCATCCCTCGAGACTTCTGGCGGTAATTCTCCACTCACCCCGAACCAACGTGCAGATATGCTCCGACTCATGGCCAACGAATCTCACACCGATCCAAATATTCCAGTGCCGTCCGACAATGCGTTGATAACTCCGACGCCTCCGCCCATGCCGCATAATTATAATGGTCGTCTTGCAAGTACCCGGGCTGAGATAGACAACCTGATGAAGATGCAAGCCGAACAAGATCGTTCTGTACAGAATTTGACCAATCTCTTGCAACCGCTTAGTCCCACCGGGACCATTCCGGGActtgcaggaggagaaaatGGAAGCGTACCCCCACCCGCGCTTGATCTTGACCAAATATTCAATAACGACTATTTCACGGACATTGGAGACCTTGAGCACAACAAGTCTAACATGGATCTTGGTGATACAACAAGCTCGGTTCCTGCGCCCGCACCAGCCGACGCGCCCGTCACGACAGGCGCGGAAGACGTCAAGGATGGAAGTGACCTGTTCGACTTCGACCAAATCCCTCCCGAAGGCGATCTTTTTGATACCTCCACCGCCGCGCAACAGCAGAGCCCTAGTTTCTTCAATGGGTATGACGGTGCTGGCTATCCTGGTGGCTCCGGGACAAACGGACACACACTCATTGGCCACAAGAATCCCAACGGAGATTCCGGGCGGATTGTCGAAACTCTTACCGACAGTGAATCAACCAGTCCCAGCACTAACGTGGACGAGGTGCCACAATACTCTGGCCCGGCCGGGCTCAATGAATCTCACGGAGGTAAGGGAAATGGCGGCGGTGCGAAACGGCGCAGGAAGGCTTGA
- the cwc27 gene encoding putative peptidyl-prolyl cis-trans isomerase, which produces MSAHYTTEPPPTASATLHTTFGPIHIALFANQTPLTCKNFLQHCLDNYYAGTIFHRIVPDFIVQGGDPTGTGSGGTSIYEYPEFEYDPEARDPNEKVVLRDELHSRLRFNRRGLVGMAKSEDGTYGSQFFITLANAERELNGQCTLFGRVEGDSIYNVLKIAEAERVERTERPVYPVKVVSCEVGELGPFAGKLKRRETIATAPAAEEKPAAKKKKKAKGGKTLLSFGGDEGDEDVPLRPSKPKFNPTLVVDAGIPPANDAPKKTSPEAEQQTRKRPRSPSPRRSLSAERKHRPKTPDPLTQLPLPDPESPARSPPQSPPARQSILSRTRAEIENLKASMRRTVATGPADTGRKKSALEAMIPETAIRGRKRPPPGTVNGAGRGSSTNGVTGFSSAAEDETLRMFNAFKAKLESADAKSGPHGKTSISASDTTKYTSQAKSNTEPEDEEAQLCDLHFIANCQSCKSWDDTGTAEEAPDDDDRDWLTHELRFGKDMLGKDLQWKREHPDDVDSLVVIDPREREKEFVGGKRRGLERDRERDRKRERVGDQEWDRRRREKP; this is translated from the coding sequence ATGTCAGCGCATTATACCACCGAGCCCCCGCCCACCGCATCCGCGACCCTGCACACCACCTTCGGCCCCATCCACATCGCCCTCTTTGCCAACCAAACCCCTCTCACATGCAAGAACTTCCTCCAACACTGCCTGGACAACTACTACGCCGGGACAATCTTCCACCGCATCGTCCCGGACTTCATCGTGCAGGGCGGCGATCCCACCGGCACAGGCTCAGGCGGCACCTCCATCTACGAGTACCCCGAATTCGAATACGACCCGGAAGCGCGCGACCCGAACGAGAAGGTCGTGCTGCGGGATGAGCTGCATAGCCGATTGCGCTTCAACCGCCGCGGGCTGGTGGGGATGGCGAAGAGCGAGGACGGGACATACGGGAGCCAGTTCTTCATCACGCTGGCGAACGCGGAGCGGGAGCTGAACGGACAGTGTACGCTGTTTGGGCGCGTCGAGGGGGACAGTATCTACAATGTGTTGAAGATCGCGGAGGCGGAGCGCGTGGAGAGGACGGAGCGCCCTGTTTACCCTGTGAAGGTTGTCTCGTGTGAGGTCGGGGAGCTGGGGCCGTTTGCCGGGAAGCTGAAGAGGCGGGAGACGATTGCTACTGCACCGGCAGCGGAGGAAAAGCCTGcggcaaagaagaagaagaaagcgaaagGAGGAAAGACACTTCTGAGCTTTGGCGGCGacgaaggagacgaagaTGTCCCTCTGCGGCCGTCGAAGCCCAAATTCAACCCGACTCTAGTCGTCGACGCCGGCATCCCGCCGGCCAACGACGCACCGAAGAAGACATCACCAGAGGCGGAGCAGCAGACTCGGAAGCGTCCTCGCTCGCCCTCCCCCAGACGATCCCTCTCCGCGGAGCGCAAACACCGTCCCAAGACGCCAGACCCCTTGACACAGCTTCCCCTCCCCGACCCTGAAAGCCCCGCTCGCTCCCCGCCCCAATCCCCTCCAGCACGACAGTCAATCCTGTCCCGGACAAGggccgagatcgagaacCTCAAAGCCTCGATGCGGCGCACCGTCGCCACAGGCCCGGCAGACACCGGCCGCAAGAAGTCCGCCCTCGAAGCCATGATCCCTGAGACCGCCATCCGTGGCCGCAAACGCCCACCCCCCGGGACCGTCAACGGCGCCGGCCgcggcagcagcaccaaCGGTGTAACGGGATTCAGCAGCGCCGCTGAAGACGAAACCCTGCGAATGTTCAATGCCTTCAAAGCGAAGCTCGAGAGTGCAGACGCCAAGTCCGGCCCTCACGGAAAGACTTCAATCTCAGCCTCAGACACCACGAAATACACCTCGCAAGCCAAGTCCAATACCGAAccggaagatgaagaggccCAGCTCTGCGACCTCCACTTTATAGCCAACTGCCAGTCATGCAAATCATGGGACGACACCGGCACCGCAGAGGAGGCCcccgacgacgacgaccgGGACTGGTTGACGCACGAACTCCGCTTCGGCAAGGATATGCTCGGCAAAGATCTGCAGTGGAAGCGCGAGCACCCGGACGATGTCGACTCCCTTGTTGTGATTGATCCGCGGGAACGCGAGAAGGAGTTCGTGGGTGGGAAACGTCGCGGCCTTGAGCGGGATCGTGAGCGGGATCGCAAGCGGGAGCGTGTCGGCGATCAAGAGTGGGatcgaaggaggagggagaagccGTGA